Sequence from the Sceloporus undulatus isolate JIND9_A2432 ecotype Alabama unplaced genomic scaffold, SceUnd_v1.1 scaffold_16503, whole genome shotgun sequence genome:
ccatcttctgagGTATTTCtctgccccccctccctccaCCGGGGAAGGTGTAGGAACTATCAGTCCCCAGACTTACGGCAGAAGGTGGCATTCCTCCAGAGTTCGACATGAATGCCGTGGGACTTGCAGGCATCTGCATAAGATTGTAGGTTCCTGCAAAGGGATCCAGGATCCTGGGGCAGAGCACACTGATCATAAACACAGCTAGTGAAATGTCCTGTTGGGTCCAAAGTGCCATAGCAATGCCTGAATGGCCCCGTGGCATCTGTAATGAGTCCACAGAAACGGCTGCTCTGAGCTGCTTCCATCACAGATTCTGAGCAGACAGGATCGAGCCCTGAAGAACaactgaaaagcaaaagcaacacCTTTATTTGGTACATGGCAGCATTTGGGGGTGGGATCATAGCTCTATCATGCAAGTGACCTACTTGGTGAGGTTGGAGACCAGCCAGCTGTTCCCCAGGCTGGTGGAATCTGGCTCTTGTTCTCCACGGGGATTGTGGAAATCATCGGCGGGGTTGTCATTGTAGTTGCCACACAAACCACACACTTTGCCCTTGTAGGTGCTTGGGAGAGTCACTTCCACTTGATGGTCTCCATCAAATTTGACTCTCAACCCAAAGTCGGTTGAAACCACTGTGTAGAAGCCACTGGGCCAGATGTACACACCGGGTGTTGGTGTGGAGGGGACATCGGCTTCCTTTCCATTGACCTAGAGAGAGATTCAGGCATGGACATTGGAGGCTGAGGATGATGGAGAAGGAAAGATTACGGTAGAACCCCTCCTGAGAAGACACATCAGCAGGAGGGATACTATTTAGATGCACTGCTTATTCAAGGTACATTGGTCACCCTTCCACATCCGCCATATACCTTCACAGTTCCCCCCTTTCTCCAGTGTGACCCGGATGCCGTGGACATCAGCGTCCACGCTTCTAACATAGGACACCTGGGTGTTGCCCCATCTGTGTTCAT
This genomic interval carries:
- the LOC121918554 gene encoding zonadhesin-like, with amino-acid sequence MGNCTYTLSQLCDSNISLLPYFNVEATNEHRWGNTQVSYVRSVDADVHGIRVNGKEADVPSTPTPGVYIWPSGFYTVVSTDFGLRVKFDGDHQVEVTLPSTYKGKVCGLCGNYNDNPADDFHNPRGEQEPDSTSLGNSWLVSNLTNCSSGLDPVCSESVMEAAQSSRFCGLITDATGPFRHCYGTLDPTGHFTSCVYDQCALPQDPGSLCRNLQSYADACKSHGIHVELWRNATFCPISCAPNSHYEPCANACPGTCVDPTAPGTCSLPCTEACVCDSGFLLHSGTCVPSHQCGCWEKGKHYP